The sequence GAAACTAACCATTTACTGCCTAAATATCATTCCATTTTTTCATAAAGTACACATctttaaatatttgacaaacCCATAATTGATAAAACTAAAGCAAGATTAGCTTTTTTTTTAAGCAAGAAGATAAGTACCATATCAGAAGAAACTTACCTCGAACATCGACAAAAGCTGAGCGGTGGAGAGAAGAAAGCCGAAACCCAGCGCAGCCGCGGTGGAGAGGAAAAAGCGGAAACCCCAAACAGAAGCAGGAGAAAAACAACCCCGAGAAGCAAAGAACGGAGTAGACACGCTTTGTTGCCGGATCTTCTCTGTTGCGGTGGACAGAACCAAGGATTCAAAACAAAGGAAGAAGAGGAAAACGAAGAGGGAAGAAGGAAACAAATCGACTCTGTAACCTGTAACCTGCAGGTGTGTGTTGTTGTGAGAAGAGCCCATTGTATGTGATGTGGTGGAGGAACAGGCTCATGACACATGTTGAGGGTATTACCAGGTACCGGATCAAAACTGGCCAACTCGAGGGACTGCTCGCTTTAATTATAAGTAGATTCGTTACACATCTAGTCACCCCAAGaatctttcttcttcaattgcTCCAAAACAATCAAAGCCATCCAAGAAACCGACGTGAAGGCAGGAGTCAATACAGTTCGAGCAGAAACTTAAGTTAACCAACTCCAACGCCTGATAAAGACAACTAACTGGCACAAACACTTGATTTGCGGTAGAGAGAAGAGCCGGTTGTTCCCGTTCTCTGATGTGGTGGAAGAAAAAGCACACGCCATGTGATATTGTCCCTGGGCTGTGGTGAGTGAAAGAAGACGGAAGGAAAGAGAGAATCGATTACGACATCTCTGACACAAACAACCTTCCTTTGACAACACATACTTTTTTTTGTTGGAGAGCTCAGCACAGTACACGTGTCTTTTTGGTGACCGACAATCGTACCAAAGCAGGCTCGTTTCAATTTTTTGTGCTTTCATATATGTAGATAAGtagattataaataaattattttataaataataaatttttgtgtCAAATATAACGAAGTTGAACTAATTTTTACTAAACATTAATGTTTGAagttatattttgttttgttttacaaATAGTAGTATTTGAGGAATATGTAAACTCGTGTATGTGATATGATTTTTTTGAAGTAAATATGTGATAAGCATTTTCATGAACGATAATATATGGAAttcaaaattatgatatgtttcTAAGAATAATAAGGCAAACTAACATAAGGAGGTTCTTGTCTTCATGACAAGCTTGCTTTTGTCCTGTTCTCTCCACAAGGTAGCTTTTTATTTGAGTTTGCAGTAAGCTTTTTATACATCTAGTTTAAGGGCCCCTCTAGTTTAacacaatattatattattgttattgtgtAATTTAAATGTTTGAGGTGGAGATATCTCTTAAAATGTATGGATTTGAACATATGTTCGAAATTGATCATTTATAAGTTTTATTCCcataaattgtaatatttgaAACAAGTAGATCTAATATAACTGCTACCTTTAGCGTATCGTGTCTATCGAATTGTTAGGATgcaccagtagcaggtcggctTCATATAGCCACGCATGTATTTTATCCTTTTCCTGGGGCTAGGGCTTATTGGGATGACCACACTGAAATAATatggatcaattttattttgaatctttttggCACAAGTAGTAGAGGTAGGCATTATCCACTCCAACAGTAGCAGATGTAAAATCAGAAAGGTAGGATTCTGATTGGCTTCCATTAGAGTTAGAGTGAGTGTCTCTATTGAAGTTCTAAGATTATCACTTTGGTCATTGTATTCCCGTTAGAGTTGGATTTATTTACCCGAAAAAACGGATCTCCCACACTTTGTAATTTCCCGTCAATAAATGTAAGTGACTTCTGTCAAATATGTTAGAATGGGGAAGAAGTCTATAAACGTTCTTACAGTGAGGAACCTGCAGAGAAAGTATAGTTTTACCCTGAACTTACTCCAAAGTTCGATTAATGCTCCGACACACAAAGCATTTATCAAAGTGTTTTTTATTGACAAGCAATAAGCTTGTTGTGCGTAGTGACAGTAATTCATTTTGAAATGTACAGTCCCAAAATCATTCCATTTGTTTAATACATGGAAGTATGATCCTCCAATCCCGCGGCTTTGTACTAGCAAATAATAAAAGTGTGAGGACTCAACATATGATGTTCCGTATAAGTTCATATAACATCAATTTGAATAACCTAATGGCGTACAAATTGCCTTGGATGGCAAAACCTGGCAGCTCTACAAGCAGGGGTTTATACCATCTATTTCTATTGAGAGGTTTTACATCTGTTTGTAATGGTATAAGCAACAAGCTTTTATGGATGGATACTTCCGTCTATAGGCCATTAACGAATAATTTCCGATCCCACATTatgataggatcggttgggtggtgaaaaagtgtttagaaaagggggttgaataaacacttaacaattttcacaaccttttcaaataatgagtcaatttagtgacaaactgaagtcgagaatcttgtcagtcaatatcaatcagttatCTAGTAAAAATGCGGAAATAAAATGAatgacagatagaataaaaattgaaatcaaGAGACACAAGATTTGtggatgttcagagatttcaaacactcctacgtcaccctctctatctcgaagataggatattcactaaaagactttgatctatacaaagatttgtacaaacccacttcagttttggacttaacaatgccaactgaaactcttagtttcaatACTGTTTATAAGTACTCAACTGATCTGAAacttcttagcacaactgatctttataagatcgaataatacaacAGTAAGTGTTTGTGCTTTTAGCTCAATGTATAGCCTTAAAAGCTCTTGATGTATATAGTAAGCGTGAGCTCTTTTTGAGAATAGGCTTGAACAAAAGATTTGTAGGGAGATTTCAGTGGAATGATAACTCTGTAACTGCATGTCTTCTATTCTCAGCTGCTCTTCtcagctatttataggctttgcttcgaACGGTAATaatgaatgcattttgaatatttatatcCGTTGTTTACCACGTCAACATTCCTGTGACAGTCGTACACTATAGcatttctgaaatgcggcgttcccactacatATTGCAGTATGCTTTAGTACGGTTGTCGGTTGATAGCTTcattccttaactgatgacgtgtaaagCTTTTTTATCAGTTCGACAAAGCCAATAAAATTAGCTGATTGCTTCTCAACTGATTGTAgagtaactgatcagttccaaCTGATCATCCAGTCGTCTACATAGTTCAATTAGCTTAGTTCAGTTCCGTTTGATTATCTACGCACTAATCTTCAGTTTGGTAACCAATAGTTTGCATATTATTTGTGGCGTCtaccgttttaaaagtgcggaaatattttttttaataaaagctctcattttgaaaataaacatttagATAAATCGCATGCATACAATCCTActtaaaaacataatttaaaaattatcataagCAATTACCGATAAAAATATAGCGGAGTAAAAACGAGTAAAATCCTAACatcaaacagtaaaataaaacaacataTAATATACTCATATCCTCTCAGTAACATGAAATCATAAATGTGCGAAAAATCATAAGGTCCTCGGGTCGCATCGCCCACCAGGTCTGCTgactcagagttcagcacctccagtcccctcgacattgaactcacctgcatcacacaagcctagtgagtctaaggactcaacacacatgtaccataaataacaaatacctATACATAggacacaacagtgaaaaatatcatactcaacatatctttcatgaactttaaaagtttaatgtaaacgtgtcatatgaaatcgtgacgtgtcaaaacagctcatcgttaatcatcattcatcattgctgaattcaattcattagagctgactatcgtacatcatcctttacgatggatccatcatacatagaaccgcggtacccggcggctgtcggacatcaatcccatccactgtgcctaggcctcatcatcagcatttacatatacttcaaTAACTACAACTAATTCCCgtcattcaaaacattatcattttcatcacttataaacaTCATGCACATATGCAATTTTCGTTAAATCCAAGCAGGCAACGTATATTTTcattaaatcttaaaatcaagATCGTGaggcataaacatttaaaatatagtaaatttgtgctcagggcgctgccaggaccaaaatctcacccccggtgcaaaatgatcattttgcccttggaaacccaaaatttactgttttacccctggacctctaaaattaacCCGaatcttaccaaactccttaaaatgtctcaaaacatatttaaaagcattcttagacgtaaacctgagcccaatatccaacttaaccgattcgttttaaaacttggaccggggtcccagttttaacccgaatcgaaccgaaacttcTCCAAAATTTTCGGGTCcaagttttaacccgaatcgaaccgaaacttctccaaaattttcccaactttttaccacacctaaTACACACACATTCGGTCCTAAAACTTCAAAACTAACCCCTTCAACCTTCAAACAAGCCCCTGGACAGCAGCTGGAAAAATCCAGCGAGCCATCACCCAACCATTGCCGTGACCCTAACGAGCGCCTATTGTCCCTACGCCAAAACCGATGGTTCCATCCACCAACCAACCTTTCTTAGACCACTCTAGGACCCCTCTGCACCTACTGAAACCACTCTCTTAGCCCCATGCATGAAGCACAACTTGCATGTCAGAGGCTCACCCCAAACGCATGACACGCACCCAACCACTTCCTCACGTCCGATCGACGTTGAGACTTGTTCCAGCAACGGTCGAGCCTTTCTAGGCCGTGGCTCAGACTCACCAGGGTCTGTTCCATGGCTTGGATCTGCCCTTTCACCGCTGGTTATTGCCTCTCCCTCGATCTACTCACTTACGAAGCACACAAGGAAAACTCACTCGGCCCTCTTCCCATTTGTCATGGCTTCAACTCCCACCTTATCCCCTTAATTACTCACGTATCAGACCTCTAATGACAGCAGCCTTCAACACCCTTACAGCAAATCAAAGCAGCCGTGAgtaggaagaaaaaaaatgcaAGAGTTTGAACCAAAAATCGAAGCTTCTCCATGCTATGTGTTGGATCGAAATATCTATGCAAATAACACATATATCAGCAAGTATTTAGCATGTATGAAGCATAAATAAAAGTACATGGCATGTCTTGATGTAATAGACACGAGGAGATTGAAGAACGAGTGCCAGAAGAATTTCTTTTGCAATAAGGGTACCCACACCCACTCTCCAATGTGAGTGGGCTCACATGAGAGAGGGTGTGGGACGTTCATgtcagttttttaaaaaaaaaattcgataattagcgacggtttgtgatacaccgtcgctattggcgacagagtttaaacaccgtcgctatttgcgacggattttaaaaaaccgtcgctaaacgcGGGCCCCACACACATGATgaatattgatttaaatttcaaatttgtatgttttaaaaaaaattcgaaaaataaaataaattaaaaaataatgttaaattaaaaactaacggttgtttttgttaaaaaattaaatgattttacgtattaaatatataaaaacatattattattaatataaaataataataattcaaatttcttaaaaaatttgaaagtgaatatatttaatttaaagtaagAGTAAGATGAATGAGTGGACAGCGGGACCTACAAATAATGAGTGTGAATGTTAAAATAAATGTGGGAGAATAGATGTGTTAATGTAATGTGTATGTGGCATATGGACCCTACGATTTTTGATGAGGTGGTGGGTGTTGGATGTTCTAACAAGCTATGGCCGAAGGAACCTTAGTGTTTGCTGCTGGAAGATGATGAAAACGAGAGAGAATTATGATGAATGGAGAGGGTGTCGGCTGATAGTGGGGTTGAGATTAGGTTTAGTGGAGCCTAGCTAATTATTAAGTAGTTAATTAATAGGTAAAGGGCCCTACATgtcatttaaaagtttaaaaaaagagtttttggtccaataagcttaaaagtaggccataAAGTCCAAACAaaatcccgaaaaatatttcgtttaggtacgtttttgaaaatattagccgaaccctcaaaaaattctccgattcgataaaatttacgcatcgttgaaaaatatgctctgacgggtaaaaatacccaacaaagcctattttttgaaaaacatatttaaaaaatcttatataaattaataaaatttaatcatataataaaataattttcctgataattctctGGTATCCGTTCCttgttcgagcgcgaaatgcaacttaaaaatctttaatgcatgaacctttaaaatttcatgaaataaattctaccatgtaataattatgcattaaatgcaaaaaaataattaaacacataatttaaataaaaatcctagattgcatgcattcatattacgtgaattaaattccaggaccttacaactctcccccctttaaataaaatttcatcctcgaaattaaaacataccgaataactccgggtagcgactcctcatctcggtctcgGTCTCCCACGTAGCCTCCTCCTCAGAATGATTCAGCCATTTGACCTTGACCAtctggatcaccttgttccgaagtctcttctcctgtctgtccaaAATCTGAGTGGGTTTCTCCTCGAATGATAAGTGCGGTGTTAGTTGAAGTGGCTCGTAGTtaagcacatgcgaaggattcgacatgtacttacgcagcatggagacgtggaacacgttatgaactcccgccagattcggtggtaaagcaactctgtATGCGAGTGTCATaactctctctaggatctcaaaaggtccgatgaatctagggctgagcttgcccttcttcccgAACCTCATTGCCCCTTTCATCGGTACGATCTTCACGAACACATGATCCCCTACTGCGAACTCAAGATCTCACTGTCTCTgatcagcatagctcttctgatGGCTCTGCGCGGTCTTCATCATGTCGCTAAACCTGGCCACTAAATCCGCTGTCTGCCTGAAAATATCCAGACCCCATTCTGCATGCTCTCCTACCTCGTCCCAATAAactggcgacctacactttctccCGTACAATGCCTCATATGGATCCATACCTAGCGAtgcctgataactgttgttgtacgtgaactccacaagaggtaacttcggctcccagctgtcctggaagtcgatcatgcaagttcggagtaggtcctccagaatctgaatcaccctctctgactgaccgtctgtctgaggatgaaaagctgtactgaaaagTAGCTTCGTACCTAACGCCTGATGGAGACTATTCCAGAATgcagacgtgaatctcggatccctgtctgacacgatggacaTTGGAATCCCGTGCAGTCTGACTATTTCTCTGATGTACAGCTatgcgtactgagtcatggtgaatgtcttcctgatcggtaagaaatgagctgacttagtgagccgatcaacaatcacccagatgacATTGAATCCTCCAGTAGTCCTCGGAAgtcctgtcacaaaatccatagtatgTTCTCCCACtttcactcgggaatagggagtggtctcaACTTCtctgcaggtctctgatgctctgccttaaccTGCTGGCAAGTCAAACATTCGGAAACGAATCGTAGaatatctcgcttcatgcccggccaccaatacagagtctgtagatccttatacatcttcgtactccttggatggatggagtacggggtgctgTGGGCCTCACTCAAGATATCTGCTCGAAAAGAATCACTGTCAGGAACCCATAGGGGGTCcctatatctgactatgccgtccacaactgtatacagtctctgacccttagcctcgtccctctgtctccacttctgtaactgctcattAGAATTCTGCCCTGTTCGGATTCTGTCTCTCAGAGTCGGCTGTACTGTCAGAGTAGAAAGATTCGGGTTCTTGCCCCTTGCATAACCTGCGagctcaaatctctgaatctcagcctgtagtggtctctgcactgacataTGAGCAATCACTGCGTGCTTTCTGCTCAACGCgtctgcaaccacattagccttactcggatggtagctaatgtcacaatcatagtccttcactagctcaaGCCATCTCTTCTTTCGCATATTCAGTtccttctgtgtgaagaagtactttaGGCTCTTATGATCTGTAAATATCCTGCACTtttctccatacagatagtgcctccagatcttcaggGCGAATACGGCTGCTAACTCGAGGTCATGaatcggataattcttctcatggaccttcagcTGTCTGGACACGTAGGCTATCACTCTGTCCTGTTGTATCAAAACTGCGCCCAACCCAAGCTTCGATGCATCTGTATATATCACAAACTCTCCTTGCCTTGAGGGCATAGCTAGCACTGGTGCTGTGGTCAAGGCCTGCTTTAATCTGTCAAAACTCTCCTGACACTCCGATTCCGAGATAAACTTGGcgttcttctttgtcaaggtgGTCATAGGCACCACAATGGAAGAAAAGCCCTGgatgaacttcctgtaatagCCTGCCAATCTCAacaaactacggatctctgtcacGCTCTTCGGAACTGACCAATCTTTGACTGCCTCTACCTTGCTGAGGTCGACCTCTATGCCATCTTGTgatacaatgtggcccaagaatgccaccctgtcaagccagaactcacacttgctgaacttggcatacagtcGTCTGTCCTGTAGAGTCTGGAATACTGTCCTTAGATGCTGACCATTCTCCTCcctgctcttcgaatagatcagaatatcgtcaatgaagactatgacAAACTGATCTAAATATGACTGAAAcatgcgattcatgagatccatgaagatcgctggcacgTTTGTCAaaccgaagggcatcaccaaGAACTCATAGTGCCCGTAATGCGTCTGGAAGGCTGTTTTATGCACATTTGACTCCCTCactttcagctgatgatatccggaTCGAAGGTCTATTTTGGAGAACACTGATGCTCCCtaaagctgatcaaataagtcttcgATCCTCGGCagcggatacttattcttaactgTGACtctgttcaactctcggtaTTCAATACACAGTCGCATgctaccatccttcttcttaacaaatagCATTGGAGCGCTCcaaggagaaaaactagggcgaatgaaacccttatctagcAAATCCTGAATCTGATCCTTGAGCTCCTTCATACCAGCAGGCGCTAAACGGTAGGGTGCCTTAGATATCGGCATTGTCCCGGGCAAAAGCTCAATAGAGAAAtccacctctctgtctggtggGATGCCTGAAACATCGTCAGGGAACACACTAGAGAACTCCCTGACCACATCCACATCCTCCAGTCTTTGACTGACTCGCTCTGTCACTGATACAATGCTGGCTAAGAATGCCTGGCAGCTTTTCTtgataagcttcctcgcacacatgcaggaaatgacGTGCGACATCTGCTGATGTCTAGCTGCTTCGAAAACAAACGGCTTCCCACTGGGCGATCTGACATAAACTGACCTCTGTCAAAAATCTATGACTGCACCGTGAGAagatagccagtccatacccaatatgatgtcaaactcgcGTAATGGTAGCACTATCAAATCTGCGTGCACCGCATACTTCTGTAATCGGAGCTCCAATCTCTTCACCATCTGAAAGGTGAACATCTGATCCCCGGATGGAATCGATACTCTGAACCCTGAACCCATCGCTAAtggtatgattcctagtcgcttCACGAAAGATTCGGATGTAAACGAGTGTGTAGCCCTTGAATCTAGCAGTGCATGCGTGGCTATACCTGAAATGTATATCCTCTCTACGACAAAACATATCATCAAATCTAATAGAGTTGAACTTAAGTGGTTTCTTATCGGCAATTAACCCAAAAATCCTCAAAAAAATCATTGAATTAACCCAAACATCATTCcccaaatttgaaattcaacatcagaaaaatcaaaaattgCAAATTACCCCTTAAAGTTCAAAAATTGCAAATTGGTCCTTGAATTATTCGAAAATTACAACATGACCCTATTCTCATTTTTGAataaaatcccaaaattttttgataaatttcgaaaatgccacaaataaatcatcaaacaTTACAGGAGTTTCGAAAGTAGTTCTCAAAATCTCGGTTTTTAGCAATTAAGTCCTCAGATTATCAGTTAATACAATTGGGTCCTTAAGATTCTCAATCCAACAATCAAATTCCTAATCTcaactaggtagagcatgcatcctaaatctTTCTAAGTTATAATTCTCCAAGTAATTGTACAGTAAATTAAAAGCTTAAACAAATGGGTTACTAGTAATCAGTGCCGAGTCTGGCACTGCCTCGGCCTCCTCGATATGCATCACATAAGCCAGGCCAGTAGGGTCGGGGCCTTTGCTCTTTGGGTAGTCCGCTGCTTTGTGGCCTTCCTGTCCACAAATGAAGCACCTGTAGGTCCCCCATAAGCACTTGCCGATATGGAACTTGTTGCACTGCGGGCAAGGCTGCCTGTCATCTGGCTTAGGCGTTCATGGCGTCTGAGGAGGTCTCTGCTGTGGCCTCCTAAACTGCCCTTGGGGCTTCTGCTGCCCTCGCTGTCTCGGCGGCCCAATAAACTGTTTCTTCTGTGGCTAGAAACTGGACTGAGGCTAGTTCCGCTTCCGCTGCAGCTCAAAATTTATGTCTCGGAGCACCTGCTCCGCCTGGAAGGCACAGGAAGTGGCCTCATCGTAACTCGTCGGCCTCATCAACATCACATCCTGGTGAAGGGTAGGTCTCAgtccatccatgaagtgccgCAGCTTCTGTCCGGCATCCCTGACAATAAga comes from Primulina huaijiensis isolate GDHJ02 chromosome 2, ASM1229523v2, whole genome shotgun sequence and encodes:
- the LOC140963938 gene encoding uncharacterized protein isoform X1; the encoded protein is MCHEPVPPPHHIQWALLTTTHTCREDPATKRVYSVLCFSGLFFSCFCLGFPLFPLHRGCAGFRLSSLHRSAFVDVRGTANNAGAILVLGRDLVVVPKLTHPLSPAISSPETSPEHHIEDTWMQELNANRPPTPTRGRPQVANDRVICT
- the LOC140963938 gene encoding uncharacterized protein isoform X2 codes for the protein MSLFLHHITYNGLFSQQHTPAGYREDPATKRVYSVLCFSGLFFSCFCLGFPLFPLHRGCAGFRLSSLHRSAFVDVRGTANNAGAILVLGRDLVVVPKLTHPLSPAISSPETSPEHHIEDTWMQELNANRPPTPTRGRPQVANDRVICT